tgcctccacctcatccacaacatctcgatctcagtctccgtgaaattcggttgcacggtggctcgacacgtctcagaACAGAAACAAGCTGCAGGTGGCGCtacgcatgctcagcaggctcattcatatgcaaatactactttgcattgactATTTATGGTaggaagtgggcgtgtagagggtgggatatgaggcaaattcacgtgCACAacattccagctggactgtgatttataaagcgaacattgcgtgcaagtgtgcgtgcacgcagTTTTATAAATCTTAATAAATTTTTCCGCGCCCGCCATTtacggcttttgggtttacgtgcacttttagtatgaatcctacacactcttttataaatgaggccccagatatCTTGTACTCAAAATGGAATCTCTACGCTGTCCTTTTGATTGACACCTCCTTCGACCATACCGGAGCTTGCCTGTCCCCTCCACCGCCTACAATAGCCAATGAGCACCTGTATGCAAATGAAGCCCATGTCCCTcttttgtcatgaaaaaaaattgcCAATTGGAACCAATCATGCTGATGACTGGCACATTGTATAgccaatgaaatgctgaaaacaacaaTATGCCGCTTCAGGGGGTGGGAATAAAGCCCACAGCTGGGAAGTCAATGCAATCCAGTGAAATCACTGCAGCGAATGGAACGAGGGTCCGTGTTTTGACTCTTTTATATGCAAAGTTTTCAGTAACTTTTGCCCATGGTTATCCAAGTGTCTTTTTGGCATCTCCAAATGGCCATTTTTGGAAAGGTCTAGACATAATCTTAAAAAAACGTGTAAAATACtaattttttgtggtattgttatcaaatttgaaattgcactagataaggcttcaggcTGTGGTCTCAATATGTTTTCCAGCTACACTCATCTCcagacatctgattacaaaaaaaataaaaaccttctatttcagtgtgttcaaacttcCATTAtctccattatctatacccgctttatcctttgcagggtctgctggagcctatcccagctcatttcaggtgagaggcagggattacaccctggacaggtcaccagtccatcacagggcatATACAGACTGTGATGGCCTGTTATATTGTGTCTcagtccctctctctctgttttcctcttcgAGGTGGAGCCAGCTGATTGTTAGATCTGGAGCACCTGGGCTGGGTGCTCCTCAGGAAGAGAAAAGGCTGGGGCTtcagtctctctttctctctcttttcatcCTGGCAGAactccttttggttttgttgagccttttgcacacacaacaccatacagcacatttacacacatccacatgcatactactgattttactgactttacacatcccattccttattttatttgtgattaTTGATTTACCCTaataaatatcttaatttactagTACGTTGTATCCTTTCCCCTTCTtttgtcatggcctttgagccaGGGTTATgacacagacaaacaaccatgcacactcacgctcacacctacgggcaatttagaatcaccaattaacctaatatgcatgtttttggactgtgggaggaagccggagtacccggagagaacccacgcaagcacggggagaacatgcaaactccacacagaaagaccctgctgggcctggcagtcgaaccggggaccttcttgctgtgaggcaacagtgctaaccactaagccaccgtgctgcatgTTCAAACTTAGATTACTCAATGCTATTAGTAGTTACAGTGAGTCTGACAGTTGGGGGGAAAACCTTCtgtgttacctttcaaaagagaccaaaaccatCCACGTACgtcaaacggttcaagaacagctgAGTGGTATGAGGTTAAAAGATTGATTGTTTTAAAAAGGAATTTagaatttttgttttgtgtgatgAGGTTTGAAAAATGGAGGGTTCTTGCCTGTTTTACTGCGTTGTTGTAAATGTCTAGTAGTTATTCCTTGAAAATATCCAAGTCAATggttaattttgtttttctccattttctttctgcagtttttttttttatttttttatcgtctCATTTCTCCATGGTGGTATAGTTCTAGCttttaatgtattatttttaaatggagCTGCAGCATCAATGGCTGACTTCAGTTTGCTGTTAAAATGATCAACAACAAAATCagcaacatgtcacacagccgacccacagcagagggcgcaccctggacctggtcataacctacggcctgtccctgggtgcgtgctctgttgtggacctggctgtgtctgaccatttttgcgtgttttttaacatcaccagttttaaccagcgggaggccccggtgagaacggtgaggaaacgtaacctaactcctgaagtggctgcaaattttatccagattttacagAACACTCCTGCAGAAATTTTACCAGCTCCCTGTGATTTTATCgttgacaattttaacaaaatactcaaaacaacgctggactcagtggctccgattttaactaaaagaattagcataaaacctacacccccatggagaactgaggaaataaagaaactaaaaagaaactgcaggagtgccgaaagaagatggaggaaatcaaaattaacagttcattatgacattttttgccaACACCTTAAGTActacaataacagtattaaaaaagcaagaaccgcccatttcaaaaacctaattctaaataacaaaaacaattccaaattcCTTTTCTCCACAATAGATCTTCTAACAAATGGAAACCTGAACAGATCCCATAAGACAGCAACAGATGCCctctgtgaggattttgcagaccacttcaggggtaaaattgacgacattagatccagtcttttatctcaacagattttaactcttaacacacctggatcaatgcttttacctgaggaaacactggagagttttgccttggttgatgcggggacactttgtagagttttctccaaggtaaagcccacaacctgccttttagaccccattcccacaccgttttttaaaacactctatgggttctttgaggaacagcttttgtatttggtcaactgttctcttcagacgggtgccTTCCCCGCCGCCTTTAaaacggcggtggtgaagccccttctgaagaagagtgggttggaccccaatgttttaaataactaccggcctgtatccaacttaccgtttttaagtaaaattttagaaaaacttgtttttaatcaagtgaatgaatttttaaactcaacacacattttagaggctcatcagtccggttttaggatgaaccacagtacagagacagcacttttaaaaattttaaatgacatcaggtgcaatttagataaccaaaaactcacagtcttggttctgctggatctaaccgccgccttcgatacagtagaccatcacattttattaaacagactgaagcacctggtcggcctctctggtactgttcttaaatggttcacgtcctacctcactgatcgaagtttcttcgtaagtatggatacatgttcctcaggaacctataagataaagtgtggggttccccaagggtcaattttaggtccaactctttttaatctgtacatgcttcccttggggacgtcatcaggagacacggcatcagcttccacagctacgctgacgatacgcaactgtacatcgccgtgtctcctgatgacactgggccaattgatgccctttttaactgtattttagacatcaagtcatggatggcagaaaacttcctacagctcaaccagggcaaaacagaggttttactcatcggtcccgaaggccagagagagaaacttttaccaaagttacaggattttaaaccctcaaaatcagttaaaaatctgggcgtgatttttgactctgagctcacttttattccacatattaaaaacataacaaagatcggtttttaccatcttaagaacatagccagagtccgcccgtttctctctcaggccagtacggaggtgctaatgcatgcttttatctcatgtcgtttagattattgtaacgccctgctctctggtcttcctaaaaagaacatgtacaatctacaattattacagaactCAGACGCatgcgtgctgacgaggaccagagggcgggagcacattacacctgttttaaaatcgctgcattggctccccgtgcgcttcaggatcgattttaaggttcttttactagtttttaagtgtcttaatggtcttgggccttcttatttgtctgcactacttttaccctatcgaccctcacggaccctgaggtcctccggtgctggccttttaaccataccaaaagttagaaccaggacacacggggaggcggcattcagtttttatggtccccgattgtggaacagcctcccggagaacctcagggccgcagagactgttgatgtttttaaaaagaggctcaagacccatctctttaatcaggcttttaactgactcatttaactcttttacatttcttatgctcacccttatctttattgaatcttactgctctgttttatatttagtttatcctttcttatcgtattttatttttgtttaatctcaatgttttatctaaatattttagttgttatttatggtctattttatacattttactgttttattattttagtttttaatgtcttactttctagacatacttttaggattttatgtttgtatgttttatgttttttataaactcctttagtgtattttatcctgttttcttgtagcttttatctccagtgtttcctcatagGGAgtctccatgctgggagtgactctggcctgcagggggtcgtcctgggggtggttctggcctggatggttgtggagctctgcaccacggcttcaccgctgtggtgtggactcctctatccgtccgggccgggatggtctctgtgggccccccccccccttgtagctgcgggctatgagacctcctggcgtggacagctccctgttaccgtttcctcacctggatcctctgtgcctagccatgtctacaccatgtgtctgcgtgcgtgtctgtgtgtgtaatttaggaatttaggtgaattgtagtgtgcttttgtctgcggggaggggggggggcattaataagttttatgtttatttgttttttcttgtttttttttttccctgttaagcactttgtgtttcattatttgtaggaaaagtgctatataaataaagtttgatttgatttgatttgaacaaAATCACACCATGCAGCTAAAAACTGTGCAGGGGTGGGATGTAAAATGTCAAatatttgcagccacttcaaaAGTTATATTCCGTTTCCTCATAGTTCTCACTGGGGCTTCCCATTGGATAAAACTGGTGATATTAAAAAATACACCATAGTAGTCTGACACAGCCAGGTcaacaacagaggacacaccagTAGACAGGCCATAGGTTATGACCAAATCTAAGGTGTGTCCACTGTTGTGGGTaggctgtgtgacatgttgtTTAAAATCCATACTGTTAAGATTTAAAAACGCATTTGCATTATAATCCATGTTGTCATCGATGTGCaggttaaaatcaccagttattcAAATGGTATTTATTTGGAATACATTGACGTTAAAAATTCTGAAAACTCTTGAATAAAACAGGAAGGAGGCTTGGGTGGCCTGTAGACTGTGATACATAAAACAGGTGGATtgctacaaaaaaaataatgatgctCAAATAAAGAATAATTGTCTTAGTTACAATTGAGCTATTAACACATGTGAAGTCAGTTATCAGTTGTTATTATCTGGATAGTTGAAGATAATCAACATACTCCTGATCAAGAtgtttccatttattttatttcatccacaacctttataaatcactgcaaaaacaattAGCTCCAAATaccaaatatatatgtatatatataactcTCTGCTGTCCAAAGTCAAAGTGAATTTCACCTCACAAAAAAGGTAAATTATATCAAAGGCAAATTATATTATTATGGCAGTTTTAAAAGAGCATACAacttttatgtttaaaaaataaaaaaattgtatatttttattttatttccctcaACCACCAAGTTTTACCGGCACCATTTAAGACTCTTCTTGTAGCAGTACCACATCTGACCACATCTAGATCTACTGGTGAGTGGGGATCAATCAGCCGATCAGCTGATCATTTCAGTACACTTCCAGCCAATCGGCCGCTGGGAGGCGGACCCGACTGCAACCCAACCTTTGTCCCATGGTAGGAAAAAAGGAAACGAGGAAACAAGAAAATgaggaaataaggaaacagGCTTTTCAAGCTCTTGTCTGGACCGACCTGTCTTGTAACACGACTTTGTCTCGTGATCGTTGCACCCATGAGTCAGACGTGGTATttctacatagagtggctttgaTTGTTTATCACACATCATTCATCAGTATTTACAGGATTGTCTGATTCAACAATCCTGTCACCAGTCACATGATCAATCATCATTATCAACAACACTGAGTTACTGTCAGATCATCATCCAGGAGCATCATGGTCCTGAGACGGCGTTGGAACTGATTTGGAACTGATCCAGGGGATGTTGACTTGCCTCAGGGTTCAGGGTCTGGTCCCGCCTCCCAATCTGCCCAACTCAGTGTCGTCACGGTAAAGTTGACTGGCAGGATCTTGAGTGGGACTGAGCTCCGGGTGTACATGTAAGGAAAGATCAAGCCTGTGAACCTGTGCTTGAAAGTGTGCACGACTGTTTCTGCTTCAATATCATCGAACCATAACTCCCCCTCCTTGAAGTCCAGATGAACTATGATCTTCCGGGGCGCCCACACCTGCAGGTCTTGCTCCGAGCCCGATCCAGCCAACGCCTTGTATCTACCGTCCTTGAGTGAAATCCTCCACAGCCGCGGCTTCGCTGTGTCACCACCATTGGCTTCCAGCATTCCCAGCTCCCAGTCGGCATTGCCTTCAACATCCACGGCCCAAGTGTAGGTCCCTGACTTCACCACCTCGGAGCCCAGGGCGGTGCGGGGGAACCTGGTCCTCTCCGGGTTGCTCGGCAGATCTCGCGACCCACCGAATGTGACGCTCAGCAGGTTGGGCGACACGACAAGCTCCGGGTCGGCGGTGTTCGGATCCAGGATCATGTAACTGTAGGACGCCATGCCCTTCATCTTATTCCAGATGTTGTAGGTCAGGTTTCCCAGATGTTTGGCCACATCTATCAAAGCCCCTGGAACCGGCTCCAGGTCCTGCAGAACCGGGCCCTGCTTGACCTTCCCGGTCGCCACCTTGTGGTTGAGCAGCAGCGAGACGTCTCCAGCTCTCAGCTCCGTCTCCATCGCTGTGATTGTGTCTGAAAGAGCGTCCATGTCCCGGGTCAGAGCCTCCACCTTCTCCTTCACCAGCCGACtcttctgctcctcctcctccctcagcGCCTTCATCCGCGCCTTCTCTTCCTGATCCAGGAACTGGTGAAGCTTCCAAAACTGCTGCCGGATCTTGTTCTCGGTGTCCCGGGCCTGGACCCGGAGGTATTCTGCCGTGTGGATGCAGTCCCGCCTCACCTGCTTGaaaagcgtcagcttctcccggaGGGGTGTCAGGTCTTTCTGCAGCTCCTGGCGGAGGTCCTGGGCCGCCTCATCGATGGGGCTGAACTGGTGGTCTCTGTGAGTCCTGGAGTCCCGGCAGACCAAGCAGACCagctcctggtggtccaggcagAAGATCTTGAGCTTCTCGCCGTGCAGGCTGCACATGTGCTCGGGCCCCGCTGCCGCCCGCTGCGCCTCTTCCTGCAGAAAGGCCTCGCACAGGTTCTTCAGCGCCAGGTTGCGAGGAGGCTCGCTCTTCGATGAACTCTTCTTGCAATACGGACACTGTCGTGTTTTCTGCTGCACCCACCACCTCTGGATGCAGGCCCGGCAGAAGCTGTGGCTGCACGACAGGACGACCGGGTCTTTGAAAATGTCCTGGCAAACGGGACACGAAAGGTTGTTCTCCAAGCTGGAGGCCATGTTCTCTCCGGTCGATGCTGATGGTTCAGACTGTCAGTTACGACTGTCACTTACTTTCACTTCTGAGGATTTCTGATGTCTGAGGGCGTCATCAGTCAAGAATCCGGACCaactggtttcttttttttttaatttactttattattattatccacaTCTTAGATTACACAGCTGGTGTACAATTGGTTTACAGTtattgaaagaaaaacatcagcatGTCAAAACATAGCTGTTGCCCTATAGTTGAGTAAtgttgaaagaaacaaaacctgcgtacatttatattttttaaggtAAAACGAACAGAACTAACTaaagacaaacacacaaaaaaaaaaaaaaaggggggaacaATGATGAATCAAAACAGGATGTATGGGCATGTAACAGTAACTTAATTCAGTTGCAGGGAGACCAAACTACAATATTATAAGGGtttggatatacacacacataaaattaTGTACGTATAAAACGCATGAAACCTGGCAGTTCAAACCAACAGAGAAATGATCGAGAAAGTAAGTGAGTGGAGACAAGTAATTTAGTTTCTACATAATTGTGACTTTTGTATATAGGAGACCCATTTTGACCATGACCTTGTGAATTTATCCATTTGTAGCCGAAGTGAGAAAGTAATCCTTTCCATTTTATACATTTCGTTAACAATATCAGTCCATTCCTCCATTGTGGGGGAGTCAGGACGCAGCCAGTGACGTGTGATGGTTTTCTTGCCAGCAGAAATCAGAGCACCATGTGTGTTATGTCCGGCTCGCAGGCCACAACAAATAAGGGAGATGCACGGAAATTAAGATGTAACAAATGGAAGTTTATTCAAGGAAAATGCAAAAATGGTGGTGATGGCAGAGGGAACCAGCCACACTCCCATTAAGGCCTAAGTAATGTGGGAGCACTGGCCAGGTGCTCCCAATCACTCATAAATCCTGCATCAAAATAAACCTGTATACCTCCCATCTAGCCTTAGCAACTGGATCCTGGAAGCTGATTTAAGAGAACAGAGAGAGATTACAGGAAAATGGAACAGAGCAGAGAGCAAAATACATTCACAGAAAATATTCACATGGAGCACGGGACAAAGCGTCTGCGACCACATTGTCCAGTCCCTTAATATGGCGAATGTCCAGACTATAGGTCTATAGGTCTATAGGTCCGAGTTCAGGCCGCCACCGTTAGCACCCCGCATTTTTGTAAACTACATCATTTGTATACTACGTTTGTATATTACGTCATTTGTATACTATATCATTTGTATACTACTTTCTTATACTACATCCTTTGTATACTACATCCTTTGTATACTATAtcatttgtatttttgtatacTACATAATTCGTATACTACATAATTTGTATACTACATCATCTGTATACTGCATCATTCGTATACTACATTTGTATACTACATCATT
This is a stretch of genomic DNA from Cololabis saira isolate AMF1-May2022 chromosome 12, fColSai1.1, whole genome shotgun sequence. It encodes these proteins:
- the LOC133456442 gene encoding E3 ubiquitin-protein ligase TRIM35-like, whose product is MASSLENNLSCPVCQDIFKDPVVLSCSHSFCRACIQRWWVQQKTRQCPYCKKSSSKSEPPRNLALKNLCEAFLQEEAQRAAAGPEHMCSLHGEKLKIFCLDHQELVCLVCRDSRTHRDHQFSPIDEAAQDLRQELQKDLTPLREKLTLFKQVRRDCIHTAEYLRVQARDTENKIRQQFWKLHQFLDQEEKARMKALREEEEQKSRLVKEKVEALTRDMDALSDTITAMETELRAGDVSLLLNHKVATGKVKQGPVLQDLEPVPGALIDVAKHLGNLTYNIWNKMKGMASYSYMILDPNTADPELVVSPNLLSVTFGGSRDLPSNPERTRFPRTALGSEVVKSGTYTWAVDVEGNADWELGMLEANGGDTAKPRLWRISLKDGRYKALAGSGSEQDLQVWAPRKIIVHLDFKEGELWFDDIEAETVVHTFKHRFTGLIFPYMYTRSSVPLKILPVNFTVTTLSWADWEAGPDPEP